The genomic region TGAACTCTGCTGCCAGCAAACAAAGTTTGTTATCACTTCTTGTTGCTTTAATGAGAATGCATCAGCAAGTGAATCGAAATAGCTATTTGGATTCTAGCAACTCTAGTTTTTCTCCTCTGGTTGAGAGCTTATTGAAGAAGTTTGCTGAAGTTGATTCACACTGCTTTGCCAAACTGCAACTACTTGCACCCGAAGTGGTTAGCTGTCTGTCAAAATCTATTCCTACTACTGATAGTACATCTAATATGCATAAGGCGAAAGCTCGTGAAAGACAAGCGGCCATAATGGTGAGGTTTTGCACTGGAGTTGGGTGAATTTATGCtaagaataaaagttaaagataTTATGTTCTTCAAAACAGAAATGCTGTTAATTGTCTGTAATCAAATTCAGTGCATAATATCATAAATGTAAATGGTATGGGAAGTTGAACCGTAATGGAACATCATCCAGTGTATTAGTTTGTTGGTTTGAattgttttctttattctttcattttccaTGCAGGCTAAAATGAAAGTTGAGCAATCCAAATTTCTGTCAAGCATCACTTCAGATGCTGATTATGATTCAAATTCCGAAGCAGAAATGCCAAATTCTGCTCCTGAACATGAAACGGAAGGTGCTGTGCAACAAAGTTGCTCTCTTTGCCATGATCCTACTTCCAAAAATCCTGTTTCTTTCTTGATTCTTCTCCAGGTAAGTGATTAGTCTTTAGGTTACCGTCACTTGAGAcaaatggattttttttcctGCAAGAACTAACTAATTGTTCTTCCTTGGAAAAAGAAATCTAGGATTTTGAGCTTTGTTGATAGACGTTGTCCTTCTGGAGATCGATGGGCAGACAAGAAGCAAGGTTCTATTCCCACAAATAGAGTGACTGATCAATCTGGATCAAATGGCTCTTCCAGCAGTTCAGGGTTGTCTTCTCCTCCATTTCAGTTGACTGAAAATTCGGTTGTTGAGTCTGGTGATTATGAGCAAGCACAATGTGGTGAAGTAAATGTCATTCTTGAGTTTATCAAGTCTTGGTTTCCTTCACTGAGGAGCACTCAAGCACCTTTCTCATCTAGTTACATGAGGGACAGTAGTGAATATAATTTGGAGACACTAGAAGAAGATATGTGCATACGTATTCGTAAAGAAATGTGTGATACTTCATTAAGCTCAAGCCTTAAAAAGGATGATGTATCCTTTGCCAGTGGAGGTTCTCTGGGAAGCAGCAGGGATGCTGACTGTCACGGACCTGGGAAATACATTGCTTCTCTTTCAAGCAAGACAAGTGAAAACTCTTTGGGTTTTGAGAACTGTAATGGTGATAGAGAGTTGACAGAATCTGCTTCAAAGCCTTTTGCTTATGATGGACTTGGCCTGTTAGATTGTGATGGAATTCATCTTTCTTCATGTGGACATGCTGTTCATCAGGATTGTCTTGATAGCTATTTATCATCACTGAAGGAAAGGTAAGTCTTCTAAAAGGgaattcattttcattcttattATATTTGCTTATTTCTTTTAGGGGTTGAGGGGAAAGATGTCACCATCTCAATGTTGCATTTTGCCACCGTATATTAATATGACTTTAGTTTCTTCAAAACTTTGATTTTAGGATAAAgtggaaattaaaaattaatattacttAAGAATACAtccttttgataattttatattgtaaattaattaatgaaaatttcgtgtaaatttattttattaaaactaaagcTCAAATTTCTATGGTTTTTCTTTTGGTGTATTAGTTATCAGCAATGATATGTTATGACTTGAAAATGCTTGACAAACCATGGTAGGAAGCATATAAAGATATAAGGTTTgctgaaattattatttttttatgtaaataaatatcatgTTTCAGTGAATGCCTTTTATAACATTGAGTGCTGTAACAGTGAACTCTGAAAAACCTTGAAGAATCTTGGGTGTACGGTttggatattttttttaaaaaaatatacgtAATTTCATTGTACAAGGAAGCAAAAGTCTCACACAAATGCCTTTTAACTTGGTAACTTTAAATAGGTGTTATAGGTTTGTCCATGCATGTGCCTGCATAGAAGTGCTCTTTCTTGAAAGTGTTTAAGATATCTTCTTGTTCTGTGGTCATAGGTATGCCCGAAGAAGTTTCTTTGAGGGGGCACTTATTTTAGATCTTGATAAGGTACAAGCTTACTCGAAAttggcttttctttttttgcaaaATCCTTATCTTACATTTGTTGTCTATCTGGTACTTGTTTGCCTTGTCAGGGAGAGTTTCTTTGTCCAGTGTGTCGACAACTAGCGAATGCTATCTTGCCTGCAGTGAATGGAAGGACCGGAAGGCAGGCTATGAGTGTAACTGTTGATCCACTGCCTGCTCTAGGTTCTCCATCTgcatcaaatgaagaaatctgTCCCCTTATGCTTCAGCAAGGATTATGTCTTCTAAAAACTGCAGCAAAGGTGGTTGGGAGGCCTGATTTCATTAAAGCTCTTTCTCGTCAAAGAACAGAAAGTACTAGTCAGGATCTTGAACCTATATCTCGAGCGCTGTATAAaatgaacttttcaaaaaacCAGGAGATGCTCTTTGGATCTTCAAGGTTAAGTCACACTATAATCATATGGGATATTCTCAAGTATTCTCTTATGTCAACAGAAGTTGCTGCCCGTGGTTTAAAGACTTCTATGGCCACAAATTATACGCTTACTTCTCTGTATAAGGAATTTAAATCTTCTAGTGAATTTATCTTTTCCTTGTTGCTAAGAGTTGTCCAGAACCTGAGCAATTCTAATTCTCTTCACGCTCTTCAAAGATTTAGAGCTCTTCAACTGTTTGCACAGTCTATTTGCAATGGGATTTTATCTGATTACCACAGTACCCGACATAAAGTGGAAGGTACAATTTTCTCTATTTATTGCTTTGAAATTCGGTAAAAGTGTCATAGAGGCCCTTGTATCAGGAGTCGGATTGTGTTTTGccccctctactcaaaaaatgggcaaattagtccatgtatgttagattaaagagttaattggtcattctgttaaaaatttcatctatttctactattaaaaattggtctcTATACCTCAGCATGAGGCACACGTAGTATGCCCGTTGTTATTGTTTGGTTATTCTGTCAGCTATgacagtttttaatagtaggaaaggatgaattttttaatagaaaagactagtttgctttttgatctaatgtGTAGGGACTAATTTGGCCCATTTTCTTAgtgggggcaaaatgcaatctgacacCTAGTACAAGGGCTTTCATGGTATTTTTACCTTTGAAATTCACTAGAAAATTGGCACTAGATTCATGCAGAATGTCTAGTAAGTTCTAGAGGTgtagatatattttaaatatagaaaTCATGGTTATCCAAGTAAGTTCTCAATAAACTCCATATGAAGAATTTACTATGGTGTTTTGATCGTTCAGGAAAACAAGTTGaaataaattggtaaaattttccACTCACGCTAATAGACCAAAATTTTCCACTCACGCTAATAGACCGACTTTTCTCTACTTAACCAAAATAAAGGAGGATGGAGGTACAGTGAGAGGGAGAGAACATTTCTTTGAACTAATTTAATGAAGAGCAGCattattatatacatatgtgaAGGGTGGGatgttattaattttggatttagTTTATATACAGTAATCAAGTAGCAGATAAGTTCCTAGTTTTGGAttctttttgtttaaatgtttacTCATGATTGTAAGTGTTGACAGAAAATCTCCTTCGTATCTTGAAACCTGACGATAAGGAAGCATTAAATCCCGGTATTCAGTTTTGGAATCGGGCAGCTGATTCTGTTCTTGCTCATGACCCTTTCTCATCATTGATGTGGGTTCTCTTCTCTCTTCCATTCCCATTTCTATCATGTGAGGAGTCCGTGTTATCCCTTGTGCATGTCTTCTATGTTGTCTCCGTAATTCAGGTTTGCCACTATTTCTCTTAACATAGCCTACCTCGGTCTTTTAAGTATATTTGTGTGCGTGcgtgtggttttttttttttgggagggGGGTGGTATGAACAAGTAGATTTGGTTATTGCCAACGGTCAAatggaaaattatgaaaactttGAAACTTCCAAACTTTAGGCAGATATTACTATTGCTTTATGCAAATCATAGAAGATGttttcttttaggttttaaaggatgatatttttaaataaaaatttcgtCAAAGCTGATATTTTCTATGAATGAAACTATTAGTCACTTAATTTTGCAATGCAACAGAATTTGTGAATGTGATATGCTCTGATTTTCAGGCTATAATTACATGTCGGATACAAGGTTATAACGTCAATGAGCTAAGTTCCCAACATTGCCTAATTACTGATATCTGTAACATTCTTGGAGAATCTGATTTTGCTCGCTGGTATTTCATATCAAATGAAGTTGAACTTTCTTGTGATATTAAAGATATTATTAGAAGATTGAGTTTCCCTTACTTGCGGAGGTGTGCATTGTTGTGGAAGATGCTTAAATCTTCTGTCCGATCACCATTCTGTGATAGTGATAACTTGTGGAAGCTATCTCATATGATGGATGCAACTAAAACTACTTCAATGGAGCTCAATGAAGCACAAAAACTGGAGAAGATGTTTAAGATTCCTCCTGTAGATGTTATTCTTGATAATGAAGTCGCACGATTGTTTGCATTAAAATGGTTTCGTCATTTCCACAATGTATATAGAACCAGTAGTGTCCAAAATGTTTTCTACTGTAATCCTGTGGTTCCTTTTAAGTTGCTGAGCCTGCCTCATGTTTATCAAGACCTATTCCTAAGGTTTGTTACAAATTTGACCTTATACAAGTTGATATCGGTCCACTTTCAAGAATACTTTAATCGGTCCACTTTCAAGAATACTTTCATTCATGAGAAAAAATGTGCCTTTCAACAGGTATATAAGTCAGTGTTGCCCTGACTGCAAAACTGTTGTTCACGAGCCTGCGTTATGTCTGTTGTGTGGTAGATTATGCTCTTCAATCTGGAAGCCATGCTGCAGGTTAATGATCAACATCACTTGTTGCCTTTTTTGTGCTTTAATCTCTGCATTTATTATTGGTTCTCTTGTATTCTTATTATTAAGCTTCATTACTAAGTCTAAAGTACCAATTTCTTTGTTCTTCATGATTTTCGTAACTAGGGAGAGTGGATGCAAATCTCATGCAAAGTCCTGTGGAGCTGGTATTGGTGTATTTCTGTTGATAAAGGTATCAATCTCCTagttttttcttcaaattttatttaatatatttcatgAAAAAGCAGAGACGAAGCCAAAAGTTTATCTTTGAGTGCCCCTGCCTGCCCCCCTTGGCCCTGTTCCTGTGAAAAAGGCTAATGGTCTTTGTTGTTGTAATAGAGAACAACAATCTTGCTACAAAGATGTGGTCGTCAAGCTCCTTGGCCGTCTCCTTatttggatgcatttggtgaaGAGGTAAGGTATTTCCCTTTCATTAACAAAGTTCGTAGTCGTTGAAGAGGTAAGGTATTTGGTCTCACTGCAAATGTTTTCTTGAATCCTAAGGGAAGGGAATGCATAATATCTCCTGACCCACCACCCCGTTATTCATCAATGAAGGAACCACTTTAGTTCTTCTTTGGTTACAATTCAATGCTACAACATGATTGGTTACTAAAGGCTAGTCTACTTGATTTTCTGcatcattttcttatttcaGGATAACGAAATGCATAGAGGAAAACCGCTCTACTTGAACGAGGAACGCTATGCCGCTCTAACTAACATGGTGATATCCAAATCGTTTTTTTTGTTGCGTTGTTCACGAAAACAAAGGTTTTTATTTTCCGATGTTCATAATACCATATTCTCTCAATAGGTTGCTTCTCATGGCCTTGATCAGAGTTCAAAGGTTCTTGGTCAAACTACCATTGGTACCTTCTTCGCGGTTTAGTTTGGTTACATGTTTAAGGTGGTGGGTGAGAGCATTTTTATCCTTATGTACCTTTCATATTAACGACCATAAGGTCTAGTTAAAATGGTCCAGGACTGTCTTCATGTCTCAACcgattttgttcattttatttttttcaggcaGGTGTTAGATATGGCTGATTTTGCTGTTCTCTTGTTTCATATTCTGTTGTTAGACTCTTAAATTGAAGAACCCGTGGCACGTAGAGTCCAATGCCTTGACCGACAAGTCTTCAATTGAACATATTCAGGCTTTAGATCACCATGTTGATCGGGTACCGGTTTCAAAGGAGACAACACTATGAGAAAACAGTTTGGTTTCTTCTATAACTTtccatgttttttcttttcatcaccGATAAGTAGAGCCATAAATTCTAATGTAAGGCAGTTGAAATCTTTCTCAAGTTAAagggcatatatatatatatatatatatatataacatattgtAAATAGTTCAACATTTTCGCTTGACAGCAGCTCTCATCTTGTGCTTATAAATGCGCTTTGGTTCACTTCCATGAATGTCCCTAAGCTTTTTCTGTTCAACATGATCCACTCTGTTAGTAAGTTTAATGTAAAAAATTGTGTATTTTTACCGTATGATATATGCTccatttctaattatttaatgacattttagtgatttttttatttactttttgataatttttttacctcGAATTGCAAACCCGAATCCAAAATGGGGTTAGagcttagggtttttaattcaaagtttagtgtaaaaattatcaatattgtatatcaatgatataaaaaattattaaaatattattaaataattaaaatgaatcaaatgatgcGATAAGAATAATCcataatataatttgaatgaTCATAAATTCACTATTTTTCACTCATTAAAccacaaaagaaaaaagttttttttgggagtaatttaccaataaaagctcttttttttaaaaaaaattaccgaaatgggtcaattatttaattatttactggaATGATTCATTTTTTGCGAAATTGCGTCCACATTAGCGCGATGTCAAGGTACGCGCCAGGAAATCGCATCCATGTCAGCGCGAGTTGCTGACGTGGAAgcaaatcagaaaaaataatataacaattctgtaaaaaaaatccggtgtttacttcaaataaataagaaaaataataatttgaatgtttcaaaattcaattttaaaccgaaaaaatcaaaatttataggtaaaaaaggatctttttcgacgaaaaTTACGGTAAACCGCCTTCGGCTGTTTGTCAGCgagtagatctcgaaaagttattcgaaataaaaaaaatcgtctcaatcggacaactgAGAttaaagttatggcctttcaaagtttttcaagctaaaaaacataaactgcaTCCCACGTACTAAAGGGAGCGATTTGCTTCCACGTCAACAactcgcgctgacgtggatgcgatttcctgacgcgtaccctgacatctcgctgacgtggacgcaatttCACGAAAAATAGACCTCtccgataaataattaaataatgagcccatttcgataatttttttaaaaaaaagcttttattggtaaattacccTTTTTGGGGACCTTTTTGATTTATCACCTTCTCCATTTCCAAAAAGTTATCTTATTTgtgtaaataatatatttaatctttactctttgtattttaattcaagccgaacttttaatttaaatattttgaattaactaattttatatgagattaatctaaatttataatatattatatatgaattataattttatatataaaattttgatttaatttaactttcacaaattaattaattgctttcatatataattataattataataaaatatttatataatcttttaaatacgcacaattaaaataaaatcaagatttcatatatatacacatttacaCCACTGCACAttgatgtttaattttaaaatttattcaatttcaattatgtgataaaattgtaaatttaatttatattctttaattaattactcaaatttcttgaaattagTAATTATAATGTTAAAACAGTAACTTAATAGAtttaaatacactaaaaatatacCATTAATTTAACCTTtccaaaccaaatggcattgaaagataaaaaagaagaaatcttGTAAGCAAAAGCCAAATAGAGCTTTCCTTCATTCATTCATCAGTTATATAACATGGCAGTAACACAACAGAGCTAGTTAAAATACTTTCATTTCactatacacacacacacacacaccaaGCAACCATGGATACAAGAAGCAAAACACCTAATGAACCATGGCTGCTttattctaataataaaaacccaaatacatcatatattatttatatcagCTTCCATAATATGCttcggttttttttttccctcatTTACAATTGCAAGGGTTGCAAGTGCAGTTATCTCCACATTTGCAGCCATTTTCAGCCCCAGTTTCCATTTCAGCTCCATCAAAGTTCCTGCATGCATATTAGGAAACATAGTTCAGAACCATAAAAGattaactcttttaattagTATTCAGTTTGATCCTTTTGATACGTACACTTTCCGGGGTGCCACGCCAAGAACAAGTGTCTCAGTTGTGGTTTGCTCAGCAAAGTTCATCTCAGGGTACATCTTGCAACTACAAGATCATACAAAAATTAGGaacaaaaatgatgaaaaaataaataaattgatttggaAGATACCCTTtaatgaaaaatgagaaaaaaaatgaaaaattcatgGCCGGAGAAGGGAGGGGATGGTTTAATTACCCGCCGCAGCCGCCGCCGCACTTGCAACCGGAGCCGCAACCGCAGTTTCCACCACAGCAAGACATTTTTCTTCACCTCACTGATTGAATTAGAAAAACACCAAAGGGCGACTCTTAATACAAAAATCGAAAACAACAACGCAATTTGAATGGAATTACACGAAGAAGTCTATGATATTTATAGAACTAAGGGGGAGGGGGACTTGCGATATCAACCATACACGTGTCACGATCTTACGTCATGCTGATCCTAGGGTGGAGAGCTCTAGTGTTTTCAAGGTTGTGGTTGTTCCTCGACTTGAATTACCACTGTTGGATGTAAGTCGGTTTTCATTTCAGGGTGTGAAGTTGGACGGTGATGATGTGATTTGCGTGTTTGAGTTTCTTAGGCATGGGGCCAAATTGGATTTAATGAGGTTGGAAATATTGATGTATGAGTCTCTTGGTTTTGGTCCAACCATTTGTCTCCATTTTCACGTCACATTTGTCATTTCATTTTCCTGTTTTGCATTgaaattaatatgttatttttttggagaaattatattttatcaaattcttTCGATATggtctatttttaattatttaataatattttatatgtaattgatatataattttagtaatttatttaaatctgaattttaaattaaatttagggtttaaagttttaaatttaagggttaggatttaatataaaaaattattaaaattatgtatcaatgacataaaaaattattaaaatatcattaaataattgaatgatgCAATGGGAAgagtccata from Gossypium raimondii isolate GPD5lz chromosome 1, ASM2569854v1, whole genome shotgun sequence harbors:
- the LOC105786502 gene encoding metallothionein-like protein 2 — protein: MSCCGGNCGCGSGCKCGGGCGGCKMYPEMNFAEQTTTETLVLGVAPRKVNFDGAEMETGAENGCKCGDNCTCNPCNCK